A portion of the Leptospira noumeaensis genome contains these proteins:
- a CDS encoding LIC10415 family protein — protein sequence MDVRLNRLLNSAEKLIQDKKESKDVSGKSGVPVQKSEEKSDFIVSLPVQYHNIQSRLTELQKQLSKEQSRIGLLEDSTQEEDKLKELLFEGEPLFPELGDSKITKPEILENSKGNISSLLAELKKKEVESENIFSLGMMLNPEEFNGKIGTLSASSMKPISETMVKRLLGN from the coding sequence ATGGATGTTCGTCTCAATCGTCTCCTCAACTCAGCCGAAAAACTAATCCAGGACAAAAAGGAATCGAAAGATGTCTCTGGAAAATCAGGAGTTCCTGTACAAAAGTCAGAAGAAAAGTCCGACTTTATTGTCAGCCTACCTGTTCAGTATCACAATATACAATCGCGACTCACAGAGTTGCAAAAACAACTTTCAAAGGAACAATCTAGAATTGGACTTTTGGAAGATTCCACTCAGGAAGAAGACAAACTCAAAGAACTTCTTTTTGAAGGAGAACCACTATTCCCAGAGTTAGGTGATAGTAAAATAACCAAACCTGAAATTTTAGAAAATAGCAAAGGGAATATCTCAAGCCTACTTGCAGAACTAAAGAAAAAGGAAGTAGAAAGCGAAAATATCTTTTCCCTTGGAATGATGTTAAACCCAGAAGAGTTCAACGGTAAAATTGGGACTTTGTCTGCTTCTTCTATGAAGCCAATTTCTGAAACAATGGTGAAACGACTCCTCGGCAATTAA
- a CDS encoding DJ-1/PfpI family protein → MLQIGILIFPEVEVMDFAGPFEVFSIAETKDQKKLCNVFLVAENLSPVKARNGMIVLPNFQYTNCPSMDILIVPGGYGAEELEIKNQTTLSWIKANYLKVKHLASICTGAFLLAEIGLLDHLEVTTHWMDIETLKNNYPMLNVKENVRYTDNGKILTSGGISSGIHLSFYLLQKLFGSEVASRTAKRMEYDWSSSSLNKHKP, encoded by the coding sequence ATGTTGCAAATAGGAATTCTTATTTTTCCGGAAGTCGAAGTGATGGATTTTGCTGGCCCCTTCGAAGTATTTTCAATCGCAGAAACTAAGGATCAAAAGAAGTTATGTAATGTATTTCTAGTCGCTGAAAACCTTTCTCCAGTTAAGGCAAGAAACGGAATGATAGTTTTGCCTAACTTTCAATACACAAATTGCCCTTCTATGGACATATTAATCGTCCCGGGCGGCTACGGGGCCGAGGAGTTAGAGATCAAAAATCAAACAACTCTTAGTTGGATCAAAGCGAATTACTTAAAAGTTAAGCATTTAGCTTCTATCTGTACAGGTGCATTTCTTTTAGCAGAAATAGGGCTTTTAGATCACTTGGAAGTCACCACTCACTGGATGGACATTGAAACTCTTAAAAACAACTATCCAATGTTAAATGTAAAAGAAAACGTTAGATACACTGACAATGGAAAAATTCTAACTTCAGGAGGAATTTCCTCAGGAATCCATTTGAGTTTTTATCTCCTCCAAAAACTATTTGGATCGGAAGTAGCCTCTCGAACCGCAAAACGGATGGAATACGATTGGAGTTCAAGTTCACTGAACAAACATAAGCCATAA
- a CDS encoding leucyl aminopeptidase — protein sequence MKIEISPLQIQIGSPKSGTYYKLIPIFQEDVKEELGKKFPVQIETKVFSGELGKEFRDETSQTIYLGLGEKEKLNFRKFISHFFKYGEKILSYDGMGLEIIISKSLSKKFSADRIAYQIANTLFIGSYPVSVLQTKKKDKKKVGAVYLKFEDKSVTTLAESGLSKSKIVAKHVNGARHIAHLPANYFTPDDFVSRSKEIAKEYKLSIKVWDEPQLKKEGLGGILAVARGSELNGKMVILEYKPAKAKKKFAIVGKGLTFDTGGISLKPPGEMHEMKYDMCGAAATIHAIGAIAALELPIHIVAAIGVAENMPDGKAIKPGDVYTAYNGTTVEVQNTDAEGRLVLGDVLSYVSKNYKPDYMVDLATLTGAVIIALGHEAAAILTNSDPLREALFKASDASDDRVWELPLWEEYGEDLKSDIADLKNITGGGKGAGTISAGIFLSKFVDESINWAHIDIAGAAWRKKKSGTQFSGPTGYGVRLLVDLANELSKK from the coding sequence ATGAAAATAGAAATCTCTCCACTCCAAATCCAAATCGGTTCCCCTAAATCTGGAACATACTACAAACTCATCCCCATCTTCCAAGAGGATGTCAAAGAAGAACTGGGGAAAAAATTCCCAGTCCAAATCGAAACCAAAGTTTTTTCTGGAGAACTTGGAAAAGAATTTCGAGATGAGACAAGCCAGACCATCTATCTAGGATTAGGTGAAAAAGAAAAACTCAACTTTAGAAAGTTTATTTCCCATTTTTTCAAATACGGAGAAAAAATACTAAGTTATGACGGAATGGGACTTGAGATCATTATTTCAAAATCCCTTTCTAAAAAGTTTTCTGCGGATCGTATCGCTTACCAAATTGCAAATACTCTTTTTATAGGAAGTTATCCTGTTTCTGTTTTACAAACAAAGAAAAAAGACAAAAAGAAAGTGGGAGCGGTGTATCTAAAGTTCGAAGACAAATCAGTCACTACCCTCGCAGAATCAGGACTTTCCAAAAGTAAAATTGTCGCAAAACACGTAAATGGTGCTCGTCACATTGCCCACCTCCCCGCAAACTACTTCACTCCCGATGATTTTGTTTCCCGTTCTAAAGAGATCGCAAAAGAATACAAACTTTCCATCAAAGTATGGGACGAACCTCAATTGAAAAAAGAAGGTCTTGGTGGAATTTTGGCCGTGGCACGTGGGTCTGAGCTCAATGGCAAGATGGTCATTTTAGAATACAAACCGGCCAAAGCCAAAAAGAAATTCGCCATCGTAGGAAAAGGATTAACCTTTGATACAGGAGGAATTTCTTTAAAACCGCCTGGTGAAATGCATGAAATGAAATACGATATGTGTGGAGCCGCAGCCACCATACACGCGATTGGTGCCATTGCCGCACTAGAACTTCCCATCCACATTGTTGCTGCGATTGGTGTGGCAGAAAATATGCCAGATGGTAAGGCAATCAAACCAGGTGATGTGTATACAGCGTACAATGGAACCACTGTGGAAGTACAAAACACAGATGCAGAAGGAAGACTTGTACTCGGTGATGTATTGTCCTATGTTTCCAAAAACTACAAACCGGACTATATGGTGGATTTAGCAACCCTCACAGGGGCTGTGATCATTGCTCTTGGCCATGAAGCGGCTGCCATCCTTACCAATTCAGATCCACTTCGGGAAGCCCTCTTCAAAGCATCTGATGCTTCGGATGATCGTGTTTGGGAACTTCCTCTTTGGGAAGAATATGGGGAAGATTTGAAATCAGACATTGCTGACCTAAAAAACATCACTGGTGGTGGAAAAGGTGCAGGGACTATTTCTGCAGGAATTTTTCTTTCTAAGTTTGTGGATGAGTCAATCAACTGGGCCCATATTGACATTGCAGGTGCTGCCTGGAGAAAGAAAAAATCGGGGACCCAATTCAGTGGACCGACTGGCTACGGAGTACGTTTGTTAGTGGATCTTGCGAACGAACTATCAAAGAAATAA
- a CDS encoding tetratricopeptide repeat protein, which yields MAEETDYLGYMNKGNYAMALNLLDQALLQNPEDPVLLYNFALCCFQTKNFKKSIQVLDRILSGYPGFIELDNVYRLKVFALVELKDWETAESIIKERLQVAVDDAKLLSFLAHVYEYTHRLEEAIDIHRRILKHTPDYKNSLNSLGYLLALKKKPNSEERAEAIRSLKKALELDPNNPAYLDSFGYFLQTIGKPEEAWKAYRKALQKNPNHPILLERLKNLKK from the coding sequence ATGGCAGAAGAAACTGACTACCTCGGATACATGAACAAGGGCAATTATGCCATGGCACTGAATCTTTTGGATCAGGCCTTACTCCAAAATCCAGAAGACCCCGTCCTTTTATACAATTTTGCTTTGTGTTGTTTTCAGACCAAAAACTTCAAAAAATCGATTCAGGTTTTGGATCGGATCCTCAGCGGATACCCTGGTTTTATTGAACTGGATAATGTTTACCGCCTAAAAGTATTTGCACTTGTGGAATTAAAGGATTGGGAAACAGCCGAATCCATCATCAAAGAAAGATTACAGGTTGCGGTCGATGATGCCAAACTCCTTTCTTTTTTAGCCCATGTTTATGAATACACACACCGGCTGGAAGAAGCCATTGATATCCATAGAAGGATTCTAAAGCATACTCCTGATTACAAAAACAGTCTGAACTCCCTTGGTTACCTGCTGGCTTTGAAAAAAAAGCCAAACTCCGAGGAACGTGCGGAAGCCATTCGTTCATTAAAAAAAGCTTTAGAACTGGATCCAAACAATCCCGCCTATTTGGACTCCTTTGGTTATTTTTTGCAAACCATTGGAAAACCAGAAGAAGCCTGGAAGGCCTACCGGAAAGCTCTGCAAAAGAACCCAAACCATCCCATCCTTTTAGAAAGATTGAAGAACCTAAAGAAATAA
- the sppA gene encoding signal peptide peptidase SppA produces the protein MERNQFLLFLSFLFSTIATILGIAILVSGSSLARFSSGTGGGLFQASEIGAVVIPIVGEIHSGESTFDSTGADTVLRQLRELEEDGNVKGILLEINSPGGTVAASQEIFNELLHLRKTKKIVVSMKDVAASGGYYIAAASDYIFAQNGTITGSIGVISFAPNVKGLLDRYGVGVRTYKAGKYKDMYSPFRDSTNEEDDMIGKQLQDTYRKFVEDVAKGRNKTVKSIEELAEGKIYSGEDAFRNKLVDDIGGRREAHKKLSELCQYDGLIPLFEQEISPFDRFLQSIGVSFLGDKSHVSKIKSLIQSQVLVILPTALGKLML, from the coding sequence ATGGAAAGAAACCAATTTCTTCTCTTTCTCTCCTTTTTGTTCTCCACCATTGCCACAATTCTCGGAATTGCCATCCTGGTATCTGGATCTAGCCTAGCCCGTTTCTCTAGTGGAACCGGTGGTGGTCTTTTCCAGGCCAGTGAAATTGGAGCTGTCGTCATACCGATCGTAGGTGAGATCCATTCAGGGGAATCCACTTTTGACTCTACGGGTGCTGATACCGTTTTACGCCAATTACGCGAATTGGAAGAGGATGGAAATGTCAAAGGAATCTTACTTGAGATCAATTCCCCAGGCGGAACAGTAGCTGCTTCGCAAGAAATTTTCAACGAACTCCTTCATTTGCGTAAAACCAAAAAAATTGTGGTAAGTATGAAAGACGTGGCGGCCTCCGGTGGTTATTATATTGCCGCGGCCTCCGACTATATCTTTGCACAAAACGGAACCATCACGGGATCCATTGGAGTGATTTCCTTTGCACCTAACGTGAAGGGACTTTTGGATCGTTATGGGGTAGGGGTTCGCACCTACAAAGCAGGGAAATACAAAGATATGTATTCTCCTTTCCGTGATTCGACAAACGAAGAAGATGATATGATTGGAAAACAGTTACAAGACACCTATCGCAAGTTTGTGGAAGATGTTGCCAAAGGAAGAAACAAAACGGTTAAGTCCATCGAAGAGTTAGCAGAAGGAAAAATCTATTCAGGCGAAGATGCATTCCGTAACAAACTTGTGGACGACATAGGTGGACGACGGGAAGCTCATAAAAAACTTTCTGAACTTTGCCAATACGATGGTCTCATTCCACTGTTTGAACAAGAGATTTCTCCTTTTGATCGTTTTTTACAATCAATTGGTGTTAGCTTTTTGGGAGACAAATCCCATGTTTCCAAAATCAAATCTCTCATCCAATCACAGGTTTTGGTGATTTTACCAACAGCACTTGGAAAATTAATGTTATGA
- a CDS encoding potassium/proton antiporter → MIDSFTLQALVISTLILFSILSSKLFFRFGFPILLIFLTFGMLAGSDGPGQIDFSDYGLAQSIGIFALIYILFLGGLESEWDSLKNFLAVGIRLSVIGTILTALILGVLIHYLFPVLGFMESFLLGSIVSATDAASVFNIFKTDSSDLPVHLRKIIEFESGSNDAVGVLLTTIFMNLISADASFSGFQFFRFFVMQVLVGAMMGYSLGILILYLMNSVKLGYDGLYLVFITASVPFIYAVTTVFQGNGFLAVYIAGIIVGRNKFIHKKSIFRFLNGYVWILQIGMFLCFGLLVYPSRMANIWVPGLLIGVLLILFARPVAVFISLLRVKLPVKEKLFISWVGLRGASPIILATFPIAQGLVWGDLLFHIVFFVVLVSLLIQGSLIPKVAQWLGILKKDPDRKIYHPTDFDNIEFPGMTLQELIVPYNSSIVDKALFEIKLPEQSHILLIARGEQFLIPSGNTQVKGGDVVWVLAKDDVMPIIGRTFMAVA, encoded by the coding sequence ATGATCGATAGTTTTACCTTACAAGCCCTTGTCATTTCTACTCTCATTTTATTTTCTATTCTTTCGAGTAAACTTTTCTTTCGTTTTGGATTTCCTATCTTACTCATTTTTTTAACATTCGGCATGTTAGCTGGTTCTGATGGCCCCGGACAAATTGACTTTAGTGATTATGGATTGGCCCAGTCGATCGGGATTTTTGCTCTAATTTATATTTTGTTTTTGGGCGGACTCGAAAGCGAATGGGATAGTCTTAAAAACTTTTTGGCTGTTGGAATTCGTTTGTCTGTCATAGGAACCATCCTTACTGCTCTGATTTTAGGTGTTCTCATCCATTATTTATTTCCTGTCCTTGGATTTATGGAATCGTTTTTACTCGGTTCCATTGTCAGTGCAACAGATGCAGCATCTGTTTTTAATATTTTCAAAACAGACTCTTCTGACCTTCCTGTTCATCTTAGAAAAATCATCGAGTTTGAATCTGGTTCCAACGATGCCGTAGGTGTACTACTCACTACCATCTTTATGAATTTAATTTCTGCAGATGCAAGTTTTAGTGGGTTCCAATTTTTTAGGTTTTTTGTCATGCAGGTGCTTGTGGGTGCGATGATGGGGTATAGTTTAGGTATCCTCATTCTTTATTTAATGAACTCCGTCAAACTTGGATATGATGGTTTATATTTAGTTTTTATTACAGCTTCTGTTCCTTTTATTTATGCAGTGACTACCGTGTTCCAAGGGAATGGATTTTTAGCAGTTTATATCGCAGGGATCATTGTTGGTCGTAACAAATTCATTCACAAAAAATCCATCTTTCGTTTTTTAAACGGATATGTTTGGATCTTACAAATAGGTATGTTTCTTTGTTTTGGTCTTTTGGTTTATCCTTCTCGGATGGCCAATATTTGGGTACCAGGACTTCTCATCGGGGTATTACTCATTCTTTTTGCAAGACCAGTTGCTGTGTTTATTTCATTATTGCGTGTGAAGCTACCGGTCAAAGAAAAGTTATTTATATCTTGGGTGGGATTACGTGGGGCCTCACCCATCATCCTTGCAACATTTCCCATTGCCCAAGGTTTGGTTTGGGGTGATTTACTTTTTCATATTGTATTTTTTGTGGTTCTTGTTTCTCTTCTCATCCAAGGTTCCCTTATTCCCAAAGTGGCGCAGTGGTTAGGAATATTAAAGAAAGATCCAGATCGTAAAATCTATCATCCCACAGATTTTGATAACATTGAGTTCCCTGGAATGACCTTACAAGAGTTGATCGTTCCATATAACTCTAGTATCGTGGACAAAGCGTTGTTTGAAATCAAACTTCCCGAACAATCTCACATTCTACTCATTGCAAGAGGGGAACAATTTTTGATTCCTTCCGGCAACACACAAGTGAAAGGTGGGGATGTGGTTTGGGTATTAGCAAAAGATGATGTGATGCCCATCATCGGTAGAACCTTTATGGCAGTGGCTTAG
- the surE gene encoding 5'/3'-nucleotidase SurE: protein MNLLITNDDGISSAGIKALERVLGKSYNTYLIAPLKERSVTSMALTVFQGMRVERINDNHYIADGFPADCVNIGLYAEIFPKIDFVISGINRGVNMGYDVHYSGTVGAAKHGALHGIPSLAVSSGRIDPEDDYTREAELVLSFLNKYKSQIQSGEVWNLNFPPEISGSGTLDEIVFTRLGRRRYSEKYEKKQIIEGVSEFQLNGSLLGHDDEIGTDFEAYYQGKLPVTPIQLDLTEKKRLTELQSK, encoded by the coding sequence TTGAATTTACTCATCACAAATGACGACGGAATTTCTTCCGCCGGAATCAAAGCGTTAGAACGAGTTCTCGGTAAATCTTATAATACATATCTCATTGCCCCTTTAAAAGAACGTTCTGTCACTTCCATGGCGCTGACAGTGTTTCAAGGAATGCGAGTCGAACGGATCAACGACAATCATTACATCGCGGATGGATTTCCTGCGGATTGTGTGAACATTGGATTGTATGCAGAAATTTTTCCAAAAATTGACTTCGTGATCTCCGGGATCAATCGTGGTGTGAATATGGGATATGATGTCCATTATTCGGGAACAGTCGGTGCTGCCAAACATGGTGCCCTTCATGGAATTCCATCACTTGCGGTCAGTTCCGGTCGTATTGATCCAGAGGATGATTATACAAGAGAAGCGGAACTGGTTTTATCTTTTTTAAACAAATACAAATCACAGATCCAGTCCGGTGAAGTTTGGAATTTAAACTTTCCTCCCGAAATTTCTGGTTCAGGCACATTGGATGAAATCGTATTTACGAGACTTGGTCGACGTCGTTACTCCGAAAAATATGAAAAAAAACAAATCATTGAAGGTGTCAGCGAATTTCAATTAAACGGAAGTTTGCTTGGACACGACGACGAAATAGGAACTGACTTTGAAGCCTATTACCAAGGAAAACTTCCAGTGACTCCCATTCAATTGGATCTTACAGAAAAAAAACGACTTACGGAATTACAATCTAAGTAG
- a CDS encoding APC family permease encodes MELKRSLNTFDSISVLFSSMVGSGIFFTSGYLIKETGNLWIVLFCWIVGGILALSGSITYAYAARLLPFAGGDYVYLKVAYSPAIAFMSGWSSLLTNFSACVSVLALAFGKYVQILFPELPVWESPTYTLLGLDLQISSITFIGVIPILFFSILNFFGIKSAVRVQNVFAVLKITGLLLFLALGFSIGNTNWSYLWNTPFPNLMELSFYSKVLIGIVPVSFSYLGWNMITYIAEEVKDPEKTIVRSAISACFLVAGLYFAINLLFVISAPIEELAGQDGIGAIAFQKLFGVNYSILTTSFIAWVILGSMSAILIGGSRVYFAMARDGVFLPSFSKIHPKWHSPYVSIFFQAFVAILFLFVKEIEALLYMITCSILILSCLTAATPFRFERMGMKSDYKIPLYPLPIFLYILANVAVMTILFIEKPVTAGWGLMITLIALPIYYVFRLDKKLANVKSNGNPSI; translated from the coding sequence TTGGAATTAAAACGTAGTCTCAATACATTTGATTCCATCTCCGTCCTGTTCTCTTCTATGGTTGGATCAGGAATATTTTTCACTTCCGGGTATTTAATCAAAGAAACCGGAAACCTCTGGATTGTTTTGTTCTGTTGGATTGTGGGCGGAATTTTAGCCCTCTCTGGTTCCATTACTTATGCTTATGCAGCCCGCCTCCTCCCTTTTGCTGGTGGCGATTACGTTTACTTAAAAGTAGCTTATTCTCCTGCCATTGCTTTTATGAGTGGTTGGTCTTCCTTACTCACCAATTTTTCTGCCTGCGTATCTGTACTCGCTCTTGCCTTTGGAAAGTATGTTCAAATTTTATTTCCAGAACTTCCTGTTTGGGAATCACCTACATACACCTTACTTGGGTTAGATTTACAAATCAGCTCGATTACTTTTATTGGTGTTATACCGATTTTATTTTTTAGCATTCTCAACTTCTTTGGAATTAAGTCTGCCGTTCGCGTACAGAATGTTTTTGCTGTCTTAAAAATTACGGGCCTCCTTCTTTTTCTAGCACTTGGGTTTTCTATCGGAAATACCAATTGGTCTTATTTATGGAACACTCCTTTTCCCAATCTAATGGAACTTTCTTTTTACTCCAAAGTTTTGATTGGGATCGTTCCTGTTTCCTTCTCTTACTTGGGATGGAATATGATTACTTATATCGCAGAAGAAGTGAAAGACCCGGAAAAAACCATTGTCCGTTCTGCCATCTCCGCTTGTTTTCTCGTCGCGGGTTTGTATTTTGCGATCAACTTACTTTTTGTTATTTCTGCTCCGATTGAAGAATTAGCGGGCCAAGACGGGATTGGCGCCATCGCCTTTCAAAAGTTATTTGGAGTTAACTATTCAATTTTAACTACGAGTTTTATTGCTTGGGTGATTTTGGGATCTATGTCGGCCATTCTCATTGGAGGAAGTCGAGTGTATTTTGCGATGGCAAGAGATGGAGTCTTCCTTCCTTCTTTTTCCAAGATCCATCCCAAATGGCATAGTCCTTATGTTTCGATATTTTTTCAGGCCTTTGTTGCGATTCTCTTTTTGTTTGTCAAAGAAATTGAAGCACTCCTCTATATGATCACTTGTTCGATTTTGATTTTGTCGTGCCTCACAGCAGCCACTCCCTTTCGGTTTGAAAGGATGGGAATGAAATCGGATTATAAAATTCCTTTGTATCCTTTGCCCATTTTCCTATATATTTTGGCAAACGTCGCAGTGATGACCATTCTCTTTATCGAAAAACCGGTGACGGCAGGATGGGGGCTAATGATCACCTTGATAGCCCTTCCTATTTATTATGTATTTCGATTAGATAAAAAACTAGCAAATGTTAAGAGTAACGGAAATCCAAGTATCTAA
- the bcp gene encoding thioredoxin-dependent thiol peroxidase has protein sequence MLEVGKKAPNFTSINQNGEKVKLADLTGKNGIVVYFYPRDMTPGCTTEACDFRDNFARLKKFGYNVVGISKDNPKSHTKFIEKQNLNFDLISDESGEICEAYDVWREKVFMGRRGLGIVRSSFLLDSSLKIKKIYDSVKVKGHVEEIIKDIQEIQGK, from the coding sequence ATGTTGGAAGTAGGGAAAAAAGCCCCCAATTTTACAAGTATCAACCAAAACGGCGAAAAAGTAAAACTCGCAGACCTAACAGGAAAAAATGGGATCGTTGTCTATTTTTATCCCAGAGATATGACACCAGGATGTACAACAGAAGCTTGTGACTTCCGTGACAATTTTGCACGTCTGAAAAAATTTGGGTACAACGTAGTGGGAATCTCCAAAGACAATCCCAAATCCCATACCAAGTTTATCGAAAAACAAAACCTCAATTTTGATCTCATCTCTGACGAATCGGGAGAAATTTGTGAGGCCTATGATGTTTGGAGAGAGAAAGTTTTTATGGGAAGAAGAGGATTGGGAATCGTAAGATCCAGCTTCCTTCTCGATAGTTCTCTCAAAATCAAAAAAATCTATGACAGCGTGAAGGTAAAAGGACACGTTGAAGAAATCATCAAAGACATTCAGGAAATCCAAGGGAAATGA
- a CDS encoding DUF805 domain-containing protein has product MSFQDSIKVCLQKYADFSGKAKRPEFWWWVVACIIISAALNMILPLIGGVFSLAILLPSLSVGSRRLHDVGMSGWWQLIGLTGIGILVLIFFWAQKGK; this is encoded by the coding sequence ATGTCATTCCAAGATTCGATCAAAGTATGTTTACAAAAGTATGCTGATTTTAGTGGCAAAGCAAAACGACCCGAGTTCTGGTGGTGGGTTGTTGCTTGTATCATCATCAGTGCAGCGCTGAACATGATCCTTCCGCTGATTGGGGGAGTTTTTTCTTTAGCGATCTTACTTCCTAGTCTCAGTGTTGGTTCCAGAAGATTACATGATGTAGGAATGAGTGGCTGGTGGCAATTGATCGGTCTTACGGGAATTGGAATTCTTGTGCTGATCTTTTTTTGGGCTCAGAAAGGGAAATAA
- a CDS encoding tyrosine-type recombinase/integrase, whose product MIKLRYSPEDNRFHLQFGYSKTYFPIAKSIPNGFYHPRDKSWSYPNDPKTIKQLLNAFEPHDIRISPKEIPKQCGILEDYFKATRERNFTFCTTKSYYSHLFRLLVFTGKLPSNIRMIDLENYLDHLVTEEKPKVASVRASRQAFIFYFREVRKQFTHLKFPRMKVENKLPEVLSAEETRAIFDALPNRKHKMLLLISYSSGLRVSEVIHLKITDIDFKRNMVRVTQGKGKKDRYTVLASSLIEELMEYLKIREYNLLLKHSYNEMRSNPWLFPGMRNRPLNIRTAETIFTNAARKAKIKKKVTFHSLRHAFATHLLELGTDLRMIQTLLGHASVRTTQIYTKVARSRLENIASPLDRIPPTTEKTNLNKDSKKEI is encoded by the coding sequence ATGATCAAACTTCGTTACTCCCCAGAGGACAATCGATTCCATTTGCAATTTGGATATTCGAAAACTTATTTTCCAATTGCAAAGTCCATTCCAAATGGCTTTTACCATCCACGGGACAAATCTTGGTCATACCCCAATGACCCAAAAACCATTAAACAATTGTTAAATGCATTTGAACCACATGATATCAGAATTTCACCAAAAGAAATTCCCAAACAATGCGGAATTTTAGAAGATTATTTCAAAGCAACGAGAGAAAGAAATTTTACCTTTTGCACAACCAAATCCTATTACTCTCATTTATTTCGGTTGTTGGTGTTTACAGGAAAACTTCCATCGAATATTAGAATGATCGATTTAGAAAATTATCTCGATCATTTGGTAACAGAAGAAAAACCAAAAGTTGCCAGTGTAAGAGCATCCAGACAAGCCTTTATCTTCTATTTCCGCGAGGTAAGAAAACAGTTCACTCATCTAAAATTTCCAAGAATGAAGGTTGAAAACAAACTTCCCGAAGTATTATCTGCAGAAGAAACAAGGGCCATCTTTGATGCACTACCCAACCGCAAACACAAAATGTTACTTCTGATTAGTTACTCTTCAGGTCTGCGAGTCAGTGAAGTCATTCACTTAAAAATTACCGATATTGATTTTAAACGGAATATGGTTCGAGTGACACAAGGAAAAGGAAAAAAAGATAGATATACTGTTCTTGCTTCCTCACTAATAGAAGAGCTAATGGAATATTTAAAAATAAGAGAATACAATTTACTTCTTAAACATAGTTATAACGAAATGCGTTCCAATCCCTGGTTATTTCCGGGAATGCGAAATAGACCTCTTAACATTCGTACGGCGGAAACTATATTCACAAATGCTGCACGAAAGGCAAAAATCAAAAAGAAAGTCACTTTTCATAGTTTGCGCCATGCCTTCGCCACCCATCTTTTGGAACTAGGTACGGATCTCCGAATGATCCAAACCTTACTCGGACACGCAAGTGTCCGAACCACCCAAATTTATACAAAAGTTGCCAGAAGCCGGTTGGAAAATATTGCGAGTCCGTTAGATCGAATTCCCCCCACAACTGAAAAAACAAATCTCAATAAAGACTCAAAAAAAGAAATTTAA